Proteins encoded together in one Planctomyces sp. SH-PL14 window:
- a CDS encoding cytochrome C oxidase subunit IV family protein, with amino-acid sequence MSAATTNLPVPHDPAHPPIGLYLRIYVSLLVLLAVTVGAAYVHLGPLNIVVALVIASIKAWLVVMNFMHLRDSPRLNWIVAAGSFLWLVILIVGLLMDYVTRSPGA; translated from the coding sequence ATGAGCGCTGCCACGACCAACCTTCCCGTTCCGCATGATCCGGCGCATCCGCCGATCGGGCTGTACCTGCGGATTTATGTCTCTCTGCTGGTGCTGCTGGCGGTCACGGTGGGGGCGGCTTATGTCCACCTGGGGCCGCTGAACATTGTGGTGGCGCTCGTGATCGCGTCGATCAAGGCGTGGCTGGTCGTGATGAACTTCATGCATCTGCGGGACAGCCCGCGGCTGAACTGGATTGTCGCCGCCGGTTCGTTCCTGTGGCTGGTGATTCTGATTGTGGGTCTACTGATGGATTACGTGACCCGCAGCCCTGGAGCCTGA
- a CDS encoding DUF2934 domain-containing protein — MVMDNLSEVIRELAYFKWEEAGSPPGDGREFWLEAEQEVFESRLADRDEDVDVIQEASEESFPASDPPAWTGAISHAPLPNRIGSESRSRRGKSTRQVTATKRD, encoded by the coding sequence ATGGTGATGGACAATCTGAGCGAGGTGATCCGGGAGCTGGCTTACTTCAAGTGGGAGGAGGCTGGCAGTCCGCCGGGTGATGGCAGGGAGTTCTGGCTGGAGGCGGAGCAGGAGGTGTTTGAGTCGCGGCTGGCGGATCGGGATGAGGACGTCGATGTGATTCAGGAGGCGTCGGAGGAGTCGTTTCCGGCGAGTGATCCGCCGGCGTGGACGGGTGCGATTTCGCATGCTCCGTTGCCGAATCGGATTGGGTCGGAGTCGAGGTCGCGGCGTGGTAAGTCAACGCGACAGGTCACAGCGACAAAGCGCGATTAA
- a CDS encoding cytochrome c oxidase subunit 3 encodes MSATPTDGAESDEPVAHHFDTLQQQQEAVTLGMWVFLATEIMFFGGAFATYTVYRREHSAAFHAASRELDLVLGGVNTLVLLTSSLTMAFAVAAAGARKKGLTVLMLAATMVLGAAFLGIKGVEYHHKYEHHLLPAFGLPFEWHDHAQAGGAKLFFSLYLGMTGLHALHMVIGIALMGIFAVRVWRSVDVGHRRQGTEVLGLYWHFVDVVWIYLFPLLYLIDRS; translated from the coding sequence TTGTCGGCGACGCCCACTGACGGGGCGGAGTCCGACGAGCCGGTGGCCCATCATTTCGACACCCTCCAGCAGCAGCAGGAGGCGGTGACGCTGGGGATGTGGGTCTTCCTGGCGACGGAGATCATGTTCTTCGGCGGAGCCTTCGCCACCTACACCGTTTACCGCCGCGAGCACTCCGCCGCCTTCCACGCCGCCAGCCGCGAGCTCGACCTCGTTCTCGGCGGAGTCAATACGCTCGTCCTACTCACGAGCAGCCTCACGATGGCCTTCGCGGTCGCGGCGGCGGGGGCGAGGAAGAAGGGGCTGACCGTCCTGATGCTCGCGGCCACGATGGTCCTGGGGGCCGCGTTCCTGGGGATCAAGGGAGTGGAGTACCACCACAAGTACGAGCATCATCTGCTCCCCGCGTTCGGCCTGCCCTTTGAGTGGCACGATCACGCCCAGGCCGGGGGAGCGAAGCTGTTCTTCTCCCTGTACCTGGGGATGACCGGCCTGCATGCCCTGCACATGGTGATCGGCATCGCCCTGATGGGGATCTTCGCCGTGCGGGTGTGGCGATCCGTGGACGTCGGCCATCGACGGCAGGGGACCGAGGTCCTGGGCCTGTACTGGCACTTCGTCGACGTGGTCTGGATCTATCTGTTCCCGCTGCTTTACCTGATCGATCGATCATGA
- a CDS encoding PD40 domain-containing protein translates to MLSRKLLPTRLLLSLLTSVAVPLAGPVTAAEPAAKTDFASLDRDGNKALSVEEYLASPGLPDPKVARRNFSVVDFDRSGGLNEDEFRALPGRLPVDERGPVPDPIAELAAAALKTWRPLLKEADRNGDAQLSAGEWPEANLKAKLPPFGDLKFEVWDADGNGAVDDAEAQRLIGLGYGTVYGDGTPARSTNGRVLYLSWIRTADRTGDHAVSRSEFVASYWLTPPDRAKLFTELDKDGDGQLTGPEMLKAPSLNVDGMNLFLHLDKDLDGLLNAAELFGNPSTGATKAQCVHSVAACDDDRDGQLSLREFQLAPAGLGYVTLRLLSRQDANKDGFLDWSEFYTERSPWMIGVAADLFRRFDRNGDRRLGLDEFEFVTDLTKVPVDVLFRIKDADRDNRLTFTEVFPHAEPVTDDQREAERYRIRFGRATARFKRDDADENGSLDLAEFTRGREQAAAELGETPGEYSTRLFIADADGSNMKQLTELPDFQKQGSPVWSADGQLIAFDGWKPQSGESFSSSKIVIVDADGRNPRILGDGSMPSFSPRSQRVAFSSPKMGGVVVASSQGAEQELVQISSSGWGTDWAPDGRLVFATATPGGGNLVVANIVEGTTESLFEEADTPYRQIAWNMVWSPDGKRIAFKGVTKEGKEELGIVDARGADSGLIRRCEGPMLASFAWSPAESRILFVKLDPETRRHQIYFVDPDTQDPPRLLPGQDDLRSYSDVAYSPDGKKIVVSCHMRTASE, encoded by the coding sequence ATGCTGAGCCGTAAACTGCTCCCGACTCGTCTCCTGCTCTCCCTGCTGACCAGCGTTGCTGTGCCGTTGGCTGGACCGGTCACCGCCGCGGAGCCAGCCGCCAAGACCGACTTCGCCAGCCTCGACCGCGACGGCAACAAAGCCCTCTCGGTAGAGGAGTACCTCGCATCACCGGGCCTCCCCGATCCGAAAGTCGCCCGCCGAAACTTCAGCGTCGTCGACTTCGACCGCAGCGGGGGACTGAACGAAGACGAGTTCCGCGCCCTGCCAGGCCGGCTTCCCGTCGACGAACGAGGCCCCGTTCCCGATCCGATCGCCGAGCTCGCGGCCGCCGCCCTCAAGACCTGGCGGCCGCTGCTGAAAGAGGCAGACCGGAACGGCGACGCCCAGTTGTCGGCAGGCGAATGGCCCGAAGCGAACCTCAAAGCCAAGCTCCCCCCGTTCGGCGATCTCAAGTTCGAGGTCTGGGACGCCGACGGCAACGGAGCCGTGGACGACGCAGAAGCCCAGCGGCTGATCGGCCTCGGCTACGGAACGGTCTATGGAGACGGCACGCCGGCCCGCTCCACAAACGGCCGAGTGCTCTACCTGAGCTGGATCCGCACGGCGGACCGGACCGGCGACCACGCGGTTTCCCGCTCCGAGTTCGTCGCGTCGTACTGGCTGACCCCTCCCGACCGGGCCAAGCTGTTCACCGAGCTCGACAAGGACGGAGACGGCCAGCTCACCGGCCCCGAGATGCTCAAGGCCCCCAGCCTGAACGTCGACGGCATGAACCTTTTCCTCCACCTCGACAAGGACCTCGACGGCCTCCTGAACGCCGCCGAGCTGTTCGGCAACCCCTCAACCGGCGCCACGAAGGCCCAGTGCGTCCATTCAGTCGCCGCTTGCGATGACGACCGGGACGGCCAGCTCTCGCTCCGCGAGTTCCAGCTCGCCCCGGCCGGCCTCGGCTACGTGACGCTGAGGCTCCTCAGCCGTCAGGACGCCAACAAGGACGGTTTCCTCGACTGGTCGGAGTTCTACACCGAGCGGAGCCCATGGATGATCGGCGTCGCGGCGGACCTCTTTCGCCGCTTCGACCGCAACGGCGACCGGCGGCTGGGGCTCGACGAGTTCGAGTTCGTCACCGACCTCACCAAGGTCCCGGTCGATGTCCTGTTCCGGATCAAGGACGCCGACCGCGACAACCGGCTGACGTTCACCGAGGTCTTCCCGCACGCCGAGCCCGTCACGGACGACCAGCGCGAAGCGGAGCGATACCGCATTCGGTTCGGCCGGGCGACGGCACGGTTCAAGCGGGACGACGCGGACGAAAACGGCTCGCTCGATCTCGCCGAGTTCACCCGCGGCCGCGAGCAGGCGGCCGCCGAACTAGGTGAGACTCCGGGCGAGTATTCGACGCGGCTCTTCATCGCCGATGCCGACGGCTCGAACATGAAGCAGCTCACGGAGCTGCCGGACTTCCAGAAGCAGGGCTCCCCCGTCTGGTCAGCCGACGGCCAGCTCATCGCCTTCGACGGCTGGAAGCCCCAGAGCGGCGAAAGTTTTTCCTCCTCCAAGATCGTCATTGTCGACGCCGATGGCCGAAACCCGCGGATCCTGGGGGACGGCTCCATGCCGAGTTTCTCGCCGCGAAGTCAACGCGTCGCCTTTTCGAGCCCCAAGATGGGCGGGGTTGTAGTCGCCAGCAGCCAGGGGGCCGAGCAGGAGCTGGTCCAGATCAGCTCGAGCGGCTGGGGAACTGACTGGGCGCCCGACGGCCGGCTCGTCTTTGCGACGGCGACTCCGGGCGGAGGGAATCTCGTGGTGGCCAATATCGTCGAGGGGACGACGGAGAGTCTGTTTGAGGAGGCCGACACTCCGTATCGGCAGATCGCGTGGAACATGGTCTGGTCGCCGGATGGAAAGCGGATCGCGTTCAAAGGGGTGACGAAGGAGGGGAAGGAAGAGCTGGGCATCGTCGACGCCAGGGGGGCGGACTCCGGCCTCATCCGGCGGTGCGAAGGGCCAATGCTGGCGAGCTTTGCCTGGAGTCCGGCCGAGAGCCGGATCCTGTTCGTGAAGCTCGATCCCGAGACCCGGCGGCACCAGATCTACTTCGTCGATCCGGACACCCAGGACCCGCCCCGCCTCCTCCCCGGCCAGGACGACCTGCGGAGCTACTCAGACGTCGCCTATTCGCCCGACGGAAAGAAGATCGTCGTCTCCTGCCACATGCGGACCGCTTCGGAGTAG
- a CDS encoding YegJ family protein, whose translation MISIKRWWTWAGEVWNDPPRLTGILGVAAGLRLAWLNWKMSLAGRWGWGEIPMLGWFAALIWIGGGIALYRRSKIAKWLLSTTFTLMTLFYGFLLVRAGRYPLSQLLFLAGGIYGVYLLWTMDLSPPSEESDDDATGPSIVLLRSTPLYLDSAILTRAASRAFGAECSDMGDDGEAESSGDLFVGGNMPVFLCFCRPHSLAVHSIDEPLDDHESVAASIREPRARKAVEAHKAWIAITSMDDTPDDPAAVYRACGRLAAELYDEECLGVLLPQFTAVYSVEPGTEAKLRSDDPVAAIRGRDADPILLVDEDDPLMVAAMQEAKRRWPEFVEVFEEVGEGERPPCFVKVPFKTPKHPEFMWLRVTAMEGDSVFGVLDSDPGMAVGVKAGDRVRKPVADVCDWIIVQGGAMTGGFTAEAMKKIVERDSASSNEERRKE comes from the coding sequence ATGATCAGTATCAAACGGTGGTGGACTTGGGCGGGGGAGGTCTGGAACGACCCGCCCCGGCTGACCGGAATCCTCGGGGTCGCGGCCGGCCTGCGCCTGGCCTGGCTCAACTGGAAAATGTCGCTCGCCGGACGTTGGGGATGGGGCGAGATCCCGATGCTCGGCTGGTTCGCCGCACTCATCTGGATCGGCGGGGGGATCGCCCTCTACCGCCGTTCGAAGATCGCCAAGTGGCTCCTGAGCACGACGTTCACGCTCATGACGCTGTTCTACGGCTTCCTGCTCGTCCGGGCCGGTCGATACCCTCTGTCGCAGCTTCTTTTCCTGGCCGGCGGCATCTATGGGGTCTATCTGCTGTGGACGATGGACCTCAGCCCGCCGTCCGAAGAATCGGACGACGACGCGACCGGTCCTTCGATCGTTCTGTTGCGGTCGACGCCGCTCTATCTCGACTCCGCCATCCTGACCCGCGCGGCCTCGCGGGCCTTCGGCGCCGAGTGCTCCGACATGGGTGACGACGGCGAAGCGGAGTCCTCCGGCGACCTCTTCGTCGGCGGAAACATGCCGGTCTTCCTCTGCTTCTGCCGGCCCCACTCGCTCGCGGTTCACTCCATCGACGAGCCTCTGGATGACCACGAGAGCGTCGCGGCCTCGATTCGGGAGCCGCGGGCCAGGAAGGCCGTCGAGGCGCACAAGGCGTGGATCGCGATCACGTCGATGGACGACACTCCGGACGATCCCGCGGCCGTGTACCGCGCCTGCGGCCGGCTCGCGGCGGAGCTGTACGACGAAGAGTGCCTGGGGGTCCTCCTGCCGCAGTTCACCGCCGTGTACTCCGTGGAGCCCGGGACCGAGGCGAAGCTGCGGAGCGACGATCCGGTCGCCGCGATCCGCGGCCGCGACGCTGATCCGATTCTGCTCGTCGACGAGGACGATCCGCTCATGGTGGCGGCGATGCAGGAGGCCAAGCGGCGGTGGCCCGAGTTCGTCGAGGTGTTTGAAGAGGTGGGGGAGGGAGAACGGCCCCCGTGCTTCGTCAAAGTCCCGTTCAAGACTCCGAAGCATCCGGAGTTCATGTGGCTGCGGGTCACGGCGATGGAGGGGGACTCGGTCTTCGGTGTTCTCGACAGCGATCCGGGGATGGCGGTTGGGGTCAAGGCGGGGGACCGGGTCCGCAAGCCGGTCGCCGATGTCTGTGACTGGATCATTGTTCAGGGCGGGGCGATGACGGGTGGTTTTACGGCGGAGGCGATGAAGAAGATCGTCGAGCGGGACTCGGCGTCGTCGAACGAGGAACGCCGGAAGGAATAG
- a CDS encoding TraR/DksA family transcriptional regulator has product MSTKTQDSIERLEVTLKWTRDRLRSDAEGMAESAAGLTSEAGTGDLSNAPMHLGDKGSEEFEHGMDMVLLGNEENLLQEVEAALDRIEGGTFGTCEACGEAIAPERLEAIPYTRYCVECSKTESEIPVPNFNDGRPRSFGDTLGGEGMGSSSLDMPVSADDESEPIRRHETDLAIGTPGGGTLSGGLAGSTEGHGDPDEEELEAEMGAGDFDPDDRDVDPVHRATSGPSGGAVGGSPANKRRRNKAK; this is encoded by the coding sequence ATGAGCACCAAAACGCAGGATTCGATCGAACGCCTGGAAGTCACCCTGAAGTGGACTCGCGACCGCCTTCGTTCCGACGCCGAGGGGATGGCAGAATCGGCGGCCGGCCTCACGAGCGAAGCGGGGACGGGCGATCTCTCCAACGCCCCGATGCATCTGGGGGACAAGGGGAGCGAAGAGTTCGAGCACGGAATGGATATGGTTCTTCTCGGCAACGAGGAGAACCTGCTGCAGGAGGTCGAAGCGGCCCTCGATCGGATCGAGGGAGGGACGTTCGGCACCTGCGAGGCGTGCGGCGAGGCGATCGCTCCGGAGCGTCTGGAGGCGATCCCCTACACGCGGTACTGCGTCGAGTGCTCGAAGACGGAATCCGAGATCCCGGTGCCGAACTTCAACGACGGCCGGCCCCGTTCGTTCGGCGACACGCTGGGGGGCGAAGGGATGGGAAGCAGCTCGCTCGACATGCCGGTGTCGGCCGACGACGAGAGCGAACCGATCCGCCGCCACGAGACCGATCTGGCGATCGGGACGCCTGGCGGAGGGACGCTGTCGGGAGGACTCGCCGGGAGCACCGAGGGGCACGGCGACCCGGATGAGGAGGAGCTGGAGGCCGAGATGGGAGCCGGCGACTTCGATCCCGACGACCGGGATGTCGATCCGGTTCACCGGGCGACCAGTGGTCCATCCGGCGGAGCGGTCGGCGGGAGCCCGGCCAACAAGCGGCGGCGGAACAAGGCCAAGTGA
- a CDS encoding TetR/AcrR family transcriptional regulator, which translates to MATKTSSSEARQRLIETADRLFYRDGFRSVGIDKIIAEAGVAKMTLYSHFPSKDDLLLAVLQYREQLVAEFFQAAMTRHAKAGKSPLDPFFAALKDWLESPAFRGCAFINATVELANPEHPGAEYCRSQRERFNGMLKSLIAESIGSKSTRLLPAISLLVEGAIVTAQMHQDPKAADVARDAARVLMEQAAKN; encoded by the coding sequence ATGGCCACCAAGACCTCCTCCTCCGAAGCCCGCCAGCGTCTCATCGAGACGGCCGACCGGCTCTTCTACCGGGACGGGTTCCGCAGCGTCGGGATCGACAAGATCATCGCCGAGGCGGGGGTGGCCAAGATGACGCTGTACTCCCACTTCCCCTCGAAGGACGACCTCCTCCTGGCGGTCCTGCAGTATCGCGAGCAGCTTGTGGCCGAGTTCTTCCAGGCCGCGATGACGCGGCATGCCAAGGCCGGCAAGAGCCCGCTCGACCCCTTCTTCGCCGCCCTCAAGGATTGGCTGGAGTCCCCCGCCTTCCGCGGGTGCGCCTTCATCAACGCGACCGTCGAGCTGGCCAATCCGGAGCATCCGGGAGCCGAATACTGCCGGTCGCAGCGGGAGCGGTTCAACGGGATGCTGAAGAGCCTGATCGCCGAATCGATCGGATCGAAGTCGACCCGGCTCCTGCCGGCGATCTCGCTCCTGGTCGAAGGAGCGATCGTCACCGCCCAGATGCATCAGGACCCCAAGGCGGCCGATGTCGCCCGGGACGCCGCTCGCGTGCTCATGGAGCAGGCCGCGAAGAACTGA
- a CDS encoding alpha/beta fold hydrolase produces MTHAAPINEPSLATIPEVTHRSVDVDGLRVFYREAGPADAPVILLLHGFPTSSHMFRRLMPLLAGSFRLVAPDLPGFGFTDQPSRDTFAYTFDNLARTIERFTAVVGLTRYALYVFDYGAPVGFRLAMAQPKGVTAIISQNGNAYAEGLSDAWDPIQRYWREPTAAHREALRSLLTLEATRWQYVHGVPDESLVAPETWTLDWALLQRPDNDEIQLDLFRDYAKNVALYPAFQAHLAIHRPPTLAIWGRNDPFFLPAGAEAYRLHNPGAEVRLLDTGHFALETHAVEIAGAIRTFLSRSL; encoded by the coding sequence ATGACACACGCCGCCCCGATCAACGAACCCTCGCTCGCCACGATCCCGGAGGTGACGCACCGCTCGGTCGATGTCGACGGCTTGCGGGTCTTCTACCGCGAGGCCGGCCCCGCGGATGCCCCGGTGATCCTGCTGCTGCACGGTTTTCCGACGTCGTCCCACATGTTCCGCCGGCTGATGCCGCTCCTGGCCGGCTCGTTCCGCCTCGTCGCGCCGGACCTCCCGGGCTTCGGGTTCACGGACCAGCCGAGCCGCGACACGTTCGCCTACACCTTCGACAACCTGGCCCGGACGATCGAACGGTTTACAGCCGTGGTCGGACTGACGCGGTACGCCCTGTATGTCTTCGACTATGGCGCACCGGTCGGGTTCCGCCTCGCGATGGCCCAGCCGAAGGGGGTGACGGCGATCATCTCGCAGAACGGCAACGCTTACGCCGAAGGGCTGAGCGACGCCTGGGACCCGATCCAGCGGTACTGGCGCGAGCCAACCGCCGCCCATCGCGAGGCCCTCCGCTCGCTGTTGACTCTCGAGGCGACCCGGTGGCAGTATGTCCACGGCGTCCCGGACGAATCGCTCGTCGCTCCGGAAACATGGACTCTCGACTGGGCCCTGCTGCAGCGGCCCGACAACGACGAGATCCAGCTCGACCTGTTCCGCGACTACGCGAAGAATGTCGCCCTCTATCCCGCATTCCAGGCCCACCTTGCGATTCATCGTCCGCCGACGCTCGCGATCTGGGGACGTAACGACCCGTTCTTTCTCCCGGCCGGAGCGGAGGCCTACCGCCTCCACAACCCGGGCGCGGAAGTCCGCCTCCTCGACACGGGCCACTTCGCCCTGGAGACCCACGCCGTCGAGATCGCCGGAGCGATCCGGACGTTCCTGAGCCGTTCGCTCTGA
- a CDS encoding RNA polymerase sigma factor produces the protein MPEWDALYRRHSAAVWRSAWRILRDREGAADCVQETFLSVLRHPQAEMVREWEAFLVSVAVRRALDQLRVRCRRERRESEEGPDACSPGSSPEQAAAASELADRLRRALADLPPQQAEVFCLRTFDEMSYDDIAVQLGLSGPHVGVLLHRARQALGRALHDLRPVLAPREE, from the coding sequence ATGCCGGAGTGGGACGCTCTCTACCGACGACATTCGGCCGCGGTCTGGCGGTCCGCCTGGCGGATCCTCCGGGATCGCGAGGGGGCGGCCGACTGCGTGCAGGAGACGTTCCTCTCGGTGCTGCGCCACCCGCAGGCCGAGATGGTCCGCGAATGGGAAGCGTTTCTCGTCAGCGTGGCGGTCCGCCGGGCGCTTGATCAGCTCCGCGTCCGCTGTCGTCGCGAGCGGCGTGAGTCGGAAGAAGGGCCGGACGCCTGTTCGCCCGGCTCGAGTCCCGAACAGGCGGCTGCGGCGTCGGAACTGGCGGACCGGTTGCGTCGGGCCCTCGCCGACCTTCCGCCCCAGCAGGCGGAAGTCTTCTGCCTGCGGACCTTCGACGAGATGAGTTACGACGACATTGCCGTTCAGCTCGGTCTGAGCGGCCCGCACGTCGGTGTGTTGCTGCATCGGGCCCGGCAGGCTCTCGGCCGCGCCCTCCACGACCTTCGCCCCGTCCTCGCGCCCCGGGAGGAATGA
- the fusA gene encoding elongation factor G — MDLTLVRNIGISAHIDSGKTTLSERILFYSGKIHKIQEVKGDGDGATMDHMDLEQERGITITSAATQVHWHRKEADGTDQDYTINLIDTPGHVDFTVEVERSLRVLDGAVLVLCSVGGVQSQSLTVDRQMKRYKVPRIAFVNKMDRTGADFFKVVKQVTDKLNVHAVPLTIPIGAGNTFEGVIDLVAMKALSYEGKKGETVVVKEISEDDIDEAKKHRATMLEALSLYDDDLMAALLEETEYPIEKLHALIRKVTLAHHITPVMCGSAFKDKGVQTLLDAVTRYLPSPLDREVTAIDNDATEAARKSGEIQESETKRIVLAPDPTKPTVAMAFKTVVEQFGQLTFTRIYQGVIRKGDTYTNTRTGKSTRIGRLVRMHADDRQDIEVGEAGDIIAVVGVDCATGDTFVSGDMNISLESIYAPEPVLKLKIEPKDRDGAAQLSKALERFRREDPTFHVMSDPETGETLIAGMGQLHLEIYTERIRREYKCETIIGEPRVAYKETPTKEVSFNYKHKKQTGGSGQYAHVVGRVFPLPEGSAVNYEFVNKITQGRIPSQFIPAIDYGFQRAIVKGPLAECEVVRVGAEITDGSYHDVDSNERAFETCGWLALREAILQASPCLLEPIMKLEVEVPEEYQGPVTGHISSKRGLITNTTARLGVAVIEGEVPLANMFDYANELRSMTQGKGGFSMEFAAYKQVPKNVQEEVVERRRKEKLEKEKNK, encoded by the coding sequence TCAGAAACATCGGGATCTCCGCCCACATCGACTCGGGCAAGACGACCCTCAGCGAACGCATCCTCTTCTACTCCGGCAAGATCCATAAGATCCAGGAAGTGAAGGGGGACGGCGACGGGGCAACCATGGACCACATGGACCTCGAACAGGAACGCGGCATCACCATCACGTCCGCCGCCACCCAGGTGCACTGGCACCGCAAGGAAGCCGACGGAACGGACCAGGACTACACGATCAACCTGATCGATACGCCAGGGCACGTGGACTTCACCGTCGAAGTCGAACGCTCCCTCCGCGTGCTCGACGGGGCCGTCCTCGTCCTGTGCTCGGTCGGCGGCGTGCAGAGCCAGTCGCTGACCGTGGACCGCCAGATGAAGCGGTACAAGGTTCCCCGCATCGCGTTCGTCAACAAGATGGACCGCACGGGAGCCGACTTCTTCAAGGTCGTGAAGCAGGTCACCGACAAGCTGAACGTCCACGCCGTTCCGCTGACGATTCCCATCGGCGCCGGCAACACCTTCGAAGGGGTCATCGACCTCGTCGCCATGAAGGCCCTCTCTTACGAAGGTAAGAAGGGGGAAACCGTCGTCGTCAAGGAGATCTCCGAAGACGACATCGACGAGGCCAAGAAGCATCGCGCCACGATGCTCGAAGCCCTCTCGCTGTACGACGACGACCTGATGGCGGCCCTCCTGGAAGAGACCGAGTACCCGATCGAGAAGCTGCACGCCCTGATCCGCAAGGTGACCCTGGCCCACCACATCACCCCCGTGATGTGCGGCTCCGCCTTCAAGGACAAGGGGGTCCAGACCCTCCTCGACGCCGTCACCCGCTACCTGCCGAGCCCGCTCGACCGCGAAGTGACCGCCATCGACAACGATGCGACGGAAGCCGCGCGGAAGTCGGGCGAGATCCAGGAATCGGAGACGAAGCGGATCGTCCTCGCTCCGGACCCGACCAAGCCGACCGTCGCGATGGCATTCAAGACCGTCGTCGAGCAGTTCGGCCAGCTGACGTTCACCCGCATCTATCAGGGTGTCATCCGCAAGGGGGACACCTACACCAACACCCGTACCGGCAAGTCGACGCGTATCGGACGTCTCGTCCGCATGCACGCCGACGACCGGCAGGACATTGAAGTCGGCGAAGCCGGCGACATCATCGCGGTGGTCGGTGTCGACTGTGCGACCGGGGATACGTTCGTCAGCGGCGACATGAACATCTCGCTGGAAAGCATCTACGCCCCCGAACCGGTGCTGAAGCTCAAGATCGAGCCGAAGGATCGGGACGGCGCGGCGCAGCTGTCGAAGGCGCTCGAGCGGTTCCGTCGTGAAGACCCCACCTTCCACGTCATGTCGGACCCCGAAACCGGGGAAACCCTCATCGCGGGGATGGGTCAGCTTCACCTCGAAATCTACACGGAGCGGATTCGCCGCGAGTACAAGTGCGAGACGATCATTGGTGAGCCGCGCGTCGCCTACAAGGAGACGCCGACCAAGGAAGTCAGCTTCAACTACAAGCACAAGAAGCAGACCGGTGGTTCGGGTCAGTACGCCCACGTCGTGGGTCGTGTCTTCCCGCTGCCGGAAGGTTCGGCGGTGAACTACGAGTTCGTCAACAAGATCACCCAGGGACGCATCCCGTCCCAGTTCATCCCCGCCATCGACTACGGTTTCCAGCGAGCGATCGTGAAGGGACCGCTGGCCGAGTGCGAGGTGGTCCGGGTCGGTGCGGAGATCACGGACGGCAGCTACCACGACGTCGACTCGAACGAACGTGCGTTCGAGACGTGCGGCTGGCTGGCGCTGCGGGAAGCGATTCTGCAGGCGAGCCCGTGCCTGCTCGAGCCGATCATGAAGCTCGAAGTGGAAGTCCCTGAGGAGTATCAGGGTCCGGTCACCGGCCACATTTCGAGCAAGCGGGGACTCATCACCAACACGACGGCCCGCCTCGGCGTGGCGGTCATTGAAGGGGAAGTCCCGCTGGCGAACATGTTCGACTACGCCAACGAACTGCGTTCGATGACGCAGGGCAAGGGCGGCTTCAGCATGGAATTCGCGGCCTACAAGCAGGTCCCGAAGAACGTGCAGGAAGAAGTGGTCGAGCGTCGCCGCAAGGAAAAGCTCGAAAAGGAAAAGAACAAGTAG